A genomic segment from Ruficoccus amylovorans encodes:
- a CDS encoding sodium:solute symporter family transporter: MNILEVALFVIAITSVIGLGIWKSRDENTQGENGAADYFLAGRGLTWWLVGFSLIAANISTEQFVGMSGSSANWLGMAIASYEWMAAITLVFVAFWFLPRFLRSGLYTIPEFLQYRFDGVARLSMAIPAVVTLVFVTTSSVIFSGGKFVSEYYNTVPVLNNLTAVCWIIAIFAAVYVFVGGLKACAWTDLIWGGALILGGVIVMVLAFGELSERNPEELVQTKMENSAATVEDLRDANAWERFMLLNDGVEGEAVAKNGPNGTGGKVHMVRPKEDSDLPWTALIIGLWIPNFFYWGLNQYIVQRTLGSKSLAEGQKGIIFAASLKLLIPFLVVIPGILAYNLFREDLHAGAMQQNDALIASLQPHQVVQVDPEFVRLKPEVAMELYSHNAAASGDSTAILKSDMPPFELAAAINGLASERVALGGELAGTMKGCDYDAAFPVLVRNLIKPYPLVSWFILAALAGAVISSLASMLNSASTIATMDLYAKFSGEKSPQKLVKVGRIFVVIFVILAAIVAPLLNNFTSIFAFIQEFQGFISPGILAVFILGFFSPRTPRYFGAVGIGINIVAYGALKSFLGPWIAKHGWWYADQIAFLDRMAICFFIVLLAGLILTVIRPMREPVSMPVNDQIELKDSKGAKFAGVIVLIATVALYVIFW; this comes from the coding sequence ATGAATATTCTCGAGGTTGCCCTGTTTGTTATTGCGATTACCAGCGTCATTGGCTTGGGGATCTGGAAAAGCCGAGACGAAAATACCCAAGGCGAGAATGGCGCGGCGGACTACTTTCTGGCCGGCCGCGGTCTGACCTGGTGGCTGGTCGGCTTCTCGCTCATTGCGGCCAATATCTCCACAGAGCAGTTCGTGGGGATGTCCGGTTCCTCCGCCAACTGGCTGGGCATGGCCATCGCCTCCTACGAGTGGATGGCGGCGATCACCCTGGTCTTTGTCGCTTTCTGGTTCCTGCCGCGCTTTTTGCGTTCAGGCCTGTACACGATTCCGGAGTTTCTCCAGTACCGCTTCGACGGTGTGGCCCGTTTGTCCATGGCTATCCCGGCCGTGGTGACGCTAGTCTTTGTCACCACCTCGTCGGTGATTTTCTCGGGCGGTAAATTCGTCTCCGAGTACTACAACACCGTTCCTGTCCTGAACAACCTGACCGCGGTCTGTTGGATCATCGCGATCTTTGCGGCGGTCTATGTCTTCGTTGGCGGTCTGAAAGCCTGCGCCTGGACGGACCTCATCTGGGGCGGGGCGCTCATCCTGGGCGGTGTAATCGTGATGGTGCTGGCTTTTGGCGAGCTTTCCGAGCGCAACCCCGAGGAGCTCGTGCAGACCAAGATGGAGAACTCGGCAGCCACGGTGGAGGATCTGCGCGACGCCAATGCCTGGGAGCGCTTTATGCTGCTCAACGACGGCGTCGAGGGCGAAGCGGTGGCCAAGAACGGCCCCAACGGCACTGGCGGCAAGGTCCACATGGTCCGGCCCAAGGAGGATTCCGACCTGCCCTGGACGGCTCTCATCATCGGCCTGTGGATCCCGAACTTTTTCTACTGGGGGCTGAACCAGTACATCGTGCAGCGCACGCTCGGCTCGAAATCGTTGGCCGAGGGGCAGAAGGGGATTATCTTCGCCGCGAGCCTGAAGTTGCTTATCCCGTTTCTCGTGGTGATCCCGGGGATACTGGCCTACAATTTGTTTCGGGAGGACCTGCACGCCGGTGCGATGCAGCAGAACGATGCGCTCATCGCCTCGCTCCAGCCGCATCAGGTGGTGCAGGTCGATCCGGAATTCGTGCGCCTCAAGCCGGAGGTGGCGATGGAACTGTACTCGCATAACGCCGCCGCCTCGGGGGACTCGACTGCCATTTTAAAAAGCGACATGCCTCCCTTTGAGCTGGCCGCCGCGATCAACGGCCTGGCCTCCGAGCGCGTGGCCCTTGGCGGTGAATTGGCCGGGACGATGAAGGGCTGCGACTACGACGCCGCCTTCCCTGTGCTCGTGCGTAATCTGATCAAGCCATACCCGCTGGTCTCGTGGTTTATCCTCGCGGCGCTGGCCGGGGCTGTTATCAGCTCGCTGGCCTCGATGCTCAACTCTGCCTCGACCATCGCGACGATGGACCTGTACGCGAAGTTCAGCGGAGAGAAATCGCCGCAAAAGCTGGTCAAGGTCGGTCGTATCTTCGTCGTGATCTTTGTCATCCTGGCGGCGATTGTAGCTCCGCTGCTGAACAATTTCACCAGCATCTTCGCCTTCATTCAGGAGTTTCAGGGCTTTATCTCGCCCGGTATTCTGGCGGTCTTCATCCTTGGGTTCTTCTCGCCGCGCACGCCGCGTTACTTCGGGGCGGTGGGCATCGGGATCAACATCGTGGCCTACGGCGCGCTGAAGTCCTTCCTCGGTCCGTGGATTGCCAAGCACGGCTGGTGGTACGCCGACCAGATCGCCTTCCTCGACCGCATGGCGATCTGTTTCTTTATCGTGCTGCTGGCCGGGCTGATCCTGACAGTCATCCGTCCGATGCGCGAGCCGGTGTCCATGCCCGTGAACGACCAGATCGAGCTGAAAGACTCCAAGGGGGCGAAATTCGCCGGGGTCATCGTCCTCATCGCGACGGTCGCACTCTACGTGATCTTCTGGTGA
- a CDS encoding BamA/OMP85 family outer membrane protein — protein MDCLRRLTRTLGLLCLLSLLPASPGRGAELFGLIGNPNVDINGFGFFGDISLTRSLEILEPGEGKQIEFNSIYVEDSLWILSGELKRRGYLYPAIEASLTNAGETVWQGRWEEGDVDPKLPPRKEGDAVAFNIEPGVLFYFSTIQTNGLPDEITRDPQGFFYATDRLYVSEEDRFFSAGRLATGVDSLVLTLRGLGYRDVKAEGKVIAEDRETGAVDVQVEVNPGPLYYVEKLTLDAPAAGDETALEDTLPEDQRLDPSWLQLQAQKLRNRYYASGHPDVVITQEVEVLSDEGDIRRTHVTLKAEPGPVVRIGQISFKNAESVNRDLLEQQANLHEGELLDRSQVEAGRERLSRLGVFRTIRIDYEEAEDGTWNVIYDADMKKQTVVNLIFGVGSFDIVRGGFEVLQNNLWGLAHQSHLSAIQSVRATYVDYTYTIPQILGEDLDFFLSANYLRREEITFDREEYGGSAGLQHFFSDINTAASIQFNYGQVEARNSDITSPPGPTKSLVSSITLKANRNELDNPLFPTDGWQVFGSSEFAFKQLGGQVNFQRIEIGGAWHKPITDSGLVFHAGYKTGVVTSFGSASENIPVPKRFFLGGENTVRGYRRDQASPVNSLDQQIGAVSYMLWQVEFEQRLTEMISVVVFCDTVGNAAEIQDYPFNDVLVSVGAGISLRTVVGPLRFEYGHNVKRRPFDPKGTFQVALGFPF, from the coding sequence ATGGACTGTTTACGAAGACTGACCCGCACGCTCGGCCTGCTGTGCCTGCTGAGCCTGCTCCCGGCCTCGCCGGGACGCGGGGCGGAACTGTTCGGCCTCATCGGCAACCCGAACGTGGACATCAACGGCTTCGGCTTCTTCGGGGACATCTCGCTCACCCGTTCGCTGGAGATCCTTGAGCCCGGCGAAGGCAAGCAGATCGAGTTCAACAGCATCTACGTCGAGGACTCGCTCTGGATTCTCTCCGGCGAGCTCAAGCGCCGCGGCTACCTCTACCCCGCCATCGAGGCCAGCCTCACCAACGCGGGCGAAACTGTCTGGCAAGGCCGCTGGGAGGAGGGAGACGTGGACCCGAAACTCCCGCCCCGCAAGGAGGGCGACGCCGTCGCCTTCAACATCGAGCCGGGCGTGCTCTTTTACTTCAGCACCATCCAGACCAACGGACTTCCCGACGAGATCACCCGCGATCCGCAAGGTTTCTTCTACGCCACGGACCGGCTTTACGTCTCCGAGGAAGACCGTTTTTTCTCCGCCGGACGACTGGCCACGGGAGTGGACTCGCTGGTACTGACGCTGCGTGGGCTCGGCTACCGCGACGTGAAAGCCGAGGGTAAAGTCATCGCCGAGGACCGTGAAACCGGTGCGGTCGATGTGCAGGTCGAGGTCAATCCCGGCCCCCTCTACTACGTGGAAAAGCTCACCCTCGACGCCCCTGCCGCCGGAGATGAAACCGCGCTGGAAGACACACTGCCCGAGGACCAGCGCCTCGACCCGTCCTGGCTCCAGCTCCAGGCGCAAAAACTTCGCAACCGCTACTACGCCAGCGGACACCCCGATGTTGTCATCACGCAGGAGGTCGAAGTCCTCAGCGACGAAGGCGACATCCGCCGCACACACGTCACGCTGAAGGCGGAGCCCGGCCCGGTCGTACGTATCGGCCAGATCAGCTTCAAGAACGCCGAGAGCGTCAATCGCGACCTGCTCGAACAACAGGCCAATCTTCACGAAGGCGAACTGCTCGACCGCTCCCAGGTCGAGGCCGGGCGCGAACGGCTGAGCCGGCTCGGTGTCTTCCGCACCATCCGCATCGACTACGAGGAGGCCGAAGACGGCACCTGGAACGTGATCTATGACGCCGACATGAAAAAGCAGACGGTGGTCAACCTCATCTTCGGCGTGGGCAGCTTCGACATCGTACGCGGGGGCTTTGAGGTTCTCCAGAACAACCTCTGGGGTCTGGCCCACCAGTCCCACCTCAGCGCCATCCAGTCCGTCCGCGCCACCTACGTGGACTATACCTACACGATCCCGCAGATTCTCGGCGAGGACCTGGACTTTTTCCTCTCCGCCAATTACCTGCGCCGCGAGGAAATCACCTTCGACCGCGAGGAGTATGGCGGCTCGGCCGGGCTCCAGCACTTCTTCAGCGACATCAACACCGCGGCCAGCATTCAGTTCAACTACGGTCAGGTCGAGGCCCGCAACTCGGATATCACCTCCCCGCCCGGCCCGACCAAGTCCCTCGTCTCCAGCATCACCCTCAAGGCCAACCGCAACGAACTCGACAACCCGCTTTTCCCGACAGACGGCTGGCAGGTCTTCGGTTCCTCCGAGTTCGCTTTCAAGCAACTCGGCGGGCAGGTCAATTTCCAGCGCATTGAAATCGGCGGCGCCTGGCACAAGCCGATTACCGACAGCGGGCTGGTCTTCCACGCCGGGTACAAGACCGGCGTGGTCACCTCCTTCGGCTCGGCCAGCGAAAATATCCCCGTGCCCAAGCGCTTTTTCCTCGGCGGCGAAAACACCGTGCGCGGCTACCGGCGCGACCAGGCCTCGCCGGTTAATTCGCTGGACCAGCAGATCGGCGCTGTCAGCTACATGCTCTGGCAAGTCGAATTCGAGCAGCGCCTGACCGAAATGATCTCTGTAGTGGTTTTCTGTGACACGGTTGGCAACGCCGCCGAAATCCAGGATTACCCCTTCAACGACGTGCTGGTCAGCGTCGGCGCGGGCATCTCGCTGCGCACCGTGGTCGGCCCCCTGCGCTTCGAGTACGGCCACAACGTCAAGCGCCGCCCCTTCGACCCCAAAGGCACCTTCCAGGTCGCCCTCGGCTTCCCCTTCTAG
- a CDS encoding DUF5069 domain-containing protein, with protein sequence MKSVPLAPNLETEGMMYFARMLDKIRKKASGELREDFVPRMGEGFDALCCGFLRVDYPTLTERVLAGGTDEEILQWCFDEGRKLDTSDLMIWNNYLQKVGWRDFASERLKEFKEEGGFADRDDIDTIFAFMDADEGRS encoded by the coding sequence ATGAAAAGCGTTCCCCTTGCACCTAATCTTGAAACCGAGGGCATGATGTACTTTGCCCGCATGCTCGACAAAATCCGTAAAAAAGCTTCCGGCGAACTACGGGAAGATTTCGTGCCGCGTATGGGGGAGGGCTTCGATGCTCTTTGCTGTGGCTTCCTGCGTGTGGATTATCCTACGCTGACCGAGCGCGTACTGGCTGGCGGTACCGACGAGGAGATCCTCCAGTGGTGCTTTGACGAGGGCCGAAAACTGGACACGAGCGATCTCATGATCTGGAACAATTACCTGCAAAAAGTCGGCTGGCGCGATTTCGCCTCCGAGCGCCTGAAGGAGTTCAAGGAGGAAGGCGGCTTCGCGGACCGTGACGACATCGACACGATCTTCGCCTTCATGGATGCGGACGAAGGCCGCAGCTAA
- a CDS encoding beta-galactosidase, which yields MQKTLPLLCLLTMAALRCGAASDETNRTLPLPPRANPPGQAQPVFGAGEGSFTFDGEPAVIISGSVHYARVPREYWRDRIRKAKAMGFNCIGTYIFWNAHEKKPGEFDFSGNLDIAEFVRVCQEEGMWVIVRPGPYVCAEWTLGGIPPWLLAEPDLDIRTNDPRFLEATGRYFKAVGEQLKDLQVTHGGPIIQVQVENEYGQFGRPGNADDIAYNQAIYDLLREGGFDTMFIRCDWPVEETISTADIDGVYTTMNFGGSADKAFGFFEEKYPGMPMMCGEYWVGWFDHWGAKHHTKALAPFIKEIDWMLDNGVSFNVYMLHGGTNFGFNSGANWSSGQYSADTTSYDYDAPIDELGGITEKFYTFRDTISKYLPEGYEIPDAPEPLPRMAIPAFDLREQAAFQQLMPPPLHVEELPTLESIGQTQGLTLFRTTIDIPRAGKYKLAFSALKDRAIVIVNDQRVATLDRRMRQDSTMLELPAGKAELEVLLENMGYLNYSREMMQDRKGLGEVTLDGEKVTGWDIYPVPLELADVASLEFGPVPVGDSVLPVFFRGTFEVDQPADTLLDMSGWGKGMVWVNGVNLGRFWDIGPQKTLYLPGPWMRKGENEIIVMDIEPTGKTTISGVTEPIYALKVDKSLAYSRKPGETLRLSPKQLVAEGAFANGDVAETVDFGREVQARYVCIEALNSYSNDNHAAIAEIHLIDGEGKWLDRDGWKVIYADSEEIIAEPSPASNIIDNQPVTYWHTRYAGDEGETPFPHQIVIDLGEVQTIRALRYLPRNGANPGKVKDYRIYTDQALFKGLKGKG from the coding sequence ATGCAGAAAACCCTGCCCCTTTTGTGTCTGCTGACTATGGCCGCGCTACGCTGTGGTGCTGCGTCCGATGAGACGAACCGCACCCTGCCCCTGCCCCCGCGGGCGAATCCGCCCGGCCAGGCGCAGCCGGTTTTCGGGGCGGGCGAGGGGAGCTTCACCTTTGACGGTGAACCAGCGGTCATCATTTCGGGTTCGGTGCACTACGCCCGTGTGCCTCGCGAGTATTGGCGCGACCGTATCCGCAAGGCCAAGGCGATGGGCTTCAACTGCATTGGCACCTATATCTTCTGGAACGCGCACGAGAAAAAGCCGGGCGAGTTCGACTTCAGCGGCAACCTCGACATCGCGGAGTTCGTCCGCGTCTGCCAGGAAGAGGGCATGTGGGTCATCGTGCGTCCGGGTCCCTATGTCTGCGCGGAGTGGACGCTGGGCGGCATCCCGCCGTGGCTCCTGGCCGAGCCGGACCTGGATATCCGCACAAACGACCCTCGCTTCCTGGAGGCGACCGGGCGCTACTTCAAGGCGGTCGGCGAGCAGTTGAAAGACCTGCAGGTCACGCACGGCGGACCGATCATTCAGGTGCAGGTCGAGAACGAGTACGGGCAGTTCGGTCGCCCCGGCAACGCCGATGACATCGCCTACAACCAGGCCATCTACGACCTGCTGCGCGAAGGCGGGTTCGACACCATGTTCATCCGCTGCGACTGGCCTGTGGAGGAAACCATTTCAACTGCTGACATTGACGGGGTTTACACGACGATGAACTTCGGCGGCAGCGCGGACAAGGCCTTCGGCTTTTTCGAGGAAAAATACCCCGGCATGCCGATGATGTGCGGCGAGTACTGGGTCGGCTGGTTCGACCACTGGGGCGCTAAGCACCACACCAAGGCGCTGGCCCCCTTTATCAAGGAGATCGACTGGATGCTCGACAATGGCGTGTCCTTCAACGTGTACATGCTCCACGGCGGGACGAACTTCGGCTTCAACTCCGGGGCCAACTGGTCTTCCGGCCAGTACAGCGCTGACACCACCAGCTACGATTACGACGCGCCCATTGATGAGCTCGGCGGCATCACCGAAAAGTTTTACACCTTCCGCGACACGATTTCCAAGTACCTCCCCGAGGGCTACGAGATCCCCGACGCGCCCGAGCCGCTGCCCCGCATGGCCATCCCGGCTTTCGATTTGCGGGAGCAGGCCGCCTTCCAGCAGTTGATGCCGCCCCCGCTCCATGTGGAGGAGTTGCCCACGCTCGAATCCATCGGGCAGACGCAGGGGCTGACGCTTTTCCGCACCACGATCGACATCCCCCGAGCCGGGAAATACAAGCTCGCCTTCAGCGCGCTCAAGGACCGTGCCATCGTCATTGTCAACGATCAGCGCGTGGCCACGCTTGACCGCCGGATGCGTCAGGACAGCACGATGCTGGAGCTTCCCGCCGGGAAGGCCGAGCTGGAAGTCCTGCTTGAGAATATGGGCTACCTGAACTACTCGCGTGAGATGATGCAGGACCGAAAGGGCCTGGGCGAGGTCACGCTCGACGGCGAGAAGGTCACGGGCTGGGACATCTATCCGGTGCCGCTGGAACTGGCCGACGTGGCCTCACTGGAGTTCGGTCCGGTGCCGGTGGGCGACAGCGTACTGCCTGTTTTCTTCCGCGGCACCTTCGAGGTCGATCAGCCCGCCGACACGCTGCTCGACATGAGCGGCTGGGGCAAGGGCATGGTCTGGGTGAACGGGGTCAACCTCGGACGCTTCTGGGACATCGGCCCGCAAAAGACGCTCTACCTGCCCGGGCCGTGGATGCGCAAGGGCGAGAACGAAATCATCGTCATGGACATCGAGCCGACCGGCAAGACCACTATAAGCGGCGTGACCGAGCCGATCTACGCACTCAAGGTTGACAAATCGCTGGCCTACTCGCGCAAGCCCGGTGAGACGCTCCGGCTCTCCCCGAAACAACTGGTGGCCGAGGGTGCCTTCGCCAACGGCGATGTGGCCGAGACGGTTGACTTCGGGCGCGAGGTGCAGGCCCGCTATGTTTGTATCGAGGCGCTCAACTCCTATTCGAACGACAACCACGCCGCCATCGCCGAGATCCACCTGATCGACGGGGAGGGTAAGTGGCTGGACCGCGACGGCTGGAAGGTCATTTACGCCGACAGCGAGGAGATCATTGCCGAGCCTTCACCGGCCTCGAATATCATCGACAACCAGCCCGTCACGTATTGGCACACCCGCTACGCCGGGGACGAGGGCGAGACACCCTTCCCGCACCAGATCGTGATCGATCTGGGCGAAGTCCAGACCATCCGCGCACTTCGCTACCTGCCGCGCAACGGTGCCAACCCGGGCAAGGTGAAGGATTACCGGATTTACACTGACCAGGCTCTTTTCAAGGGACTCAAAGGCAAGGGCTGA
- a CDS encoding glycoside hydrolase, with protein MKLRIVSISAWLIGLVLGSNAHSEAINVTVDFGQRLQMIDNIGSSTGMHGDYIAREWDQSVVDQIADLLFSQELDDKGQPKGIGLSSFRMQIGAGASGDESGISRVWRRTDCFLRPDGSYDWEGQGIGTTYWRRKCEEYGIATTIGYLNSPPVYFTENGYSFKTEETFTSNLKPEHYGDYASFLAEVAAYYQRIGLPFEYISPVNEPQHSWLDVPGKAKQEGTPWTNSQIAQLLRLTDKVYQDKGVSTRLLIPESASYDALVKYREGKESAAASDQLAAFWDKDSPDYVGNLAAVSKIVAGHAYFSDQSVNAIVRTRRDLRTAIEDCKDSLILWQTEYSLLGDRYSAEVPRDSVDEMRAALLLARVIHADFTIAEASAWQWWSSTEPDMFRVPRFALIVSSRDGEESFRATKLLWALGQYSRFVRPGMQRIGVSSEESVNEQLQTVMASAFYDEKLGELVMVLINFSEEKQDVNLNVKGRPATSGATTVAGYRTTATENMAPVKIDSGTIKMPAKSIITIVSSPTLSSQMVRNN; from the coding sequence ATGAAGCTGCGGATTGTCAGCATTAGCGCCTGGCTCATCGGCCTGGTGCTCGGAAGCAACGCCCATAGCGAAGCGATCAACGTGACTGTGGACTTCGGTCAACGGCTCCAGATGATCGACAATATCGGCTCTTCGACCGGCATGCACGGCGATTACATCGCCCGTGAGTGGGACCAGAGCGTTGTCGATCAAATCGCGGATCTACTTTTCAGCCAAGAGCTTGACGACAAGGGGCAGCCGAAGGGGATCGGGCTTTCATCCTTTCGCATGCAGATCGGAGCCGGAGCCAGCGGCGACGAGAGCGGCATCAGCCGCGTCTGGCGACGCACGGATTGCTTCCTGCGTCCGGACGGCTCCTACGATTGGGAAGGGCAGGGGATTGGCACCACTTACTGGCGGCGCAAGTGCGAGGAGTACGGCATCGCGACCACCATCGGATACCTGAACTCTCCGCCGGTTTATTTCACGGAGAATGGCTACTCCTTCAAGACCGAGGAGACCTTTACCTCCAATCTCAAGCCGGAGCACTACGGCGACTACGCGTCGTTTCTGGCCGAGGTGGCGGCGTACTACCAGCGGATCGGACTGCCCTTTGAGTACATCAGCCCGGTCAACGAGCCGCAGCACTCCTGGCTCGATGTCCCCGGCAAGGCGAAGCAGGAGGGCACGCCCTGGACCAACTCCCAGATCGCGCAACTGCTTCGCCTGACGGACAAGGTTTATCAGGACAAAGGCGTTTCGACCCGGCTGCTGATCCCCGAGTCGGCCAGCTACGACGCGCTGGTCAAGTACCGCGAGGGCAAGGAGTCCGCCGCGGCCAGCGACCAACTCGCCGCCTTCTGGGACAAGGACAGCCCCGACTACGTGGGCAACCTCGCCGCGGTGAGCAAGATTGTCGCCGGGCACGCTTATTTTTCCGATCAGAGCGTCAACGCCATTGTACGTACACGGCGTGATTTGAGGACGGCGATTGAGGATTGCAAAGATTCGCTCATCCTGTGGCAGACCGAGTACAGCCTGCTGGGCGACCGCTACTCGGCCGAGGTCCCCCGCGACTCGGTGGACGAGATGCGGGCCGCGCTGCTGCTGGCCCGGGTCATCCACGCCGACTTCACCATCGCCGAGGCGAGCGCCTGGCAGTGGTGGTCCTCGACCGAGCCGGACATGTTCCGCGTGCCGCGCTTCGCGCTTATCGTCTCCAGTCGCGACGGGGAGGAGAGCTTCCGCGCGACCAAGCTTCTCTGGGCTCTCGGGCAGTACAGCCGCTTCGTCCGGCCCGGTATGCAGCGCATTGGCGTGAGTTCGGAGGAGTCCGTCAACGAGCAGCTTCAGACGGTTATGGCCTCGGCTTTTTACGATGAGAAATTGGGCGAGCTGGTGATGGTCCTGATCAACTTCAGCGAAGAGAAGCAGGACGTGAACCTTAATGTAAAGGGTCGTCCGGCAACCTCCGGAGCGACAACGGTTGCCGGTTATCGCACGACTGCCACAGAGAATATGGCCCCGGTCAAGATCGACAGTGGCACGATTAAAATGCCCGCCAAGAGCATTATTACGATTGTGTCTTCGCCCACGCTTTCCTCCCAAATGGTGAGAAACAACTAG